A section of the Oncorhynchus tshawytscha isolate Ot180627B linkage group LG09, Otsh_v2.0, whole genome shotgun sequence genome encodes:
- the LOC112258846 gene encoding matrix Gla protein translates to MRTLLQCVALSVTISLCVCYDSQESTESFEDVFVSPYRANSFINPQSPQRGSAYNTPSRGSTYRRTMKSPAERRTETCEDYSPCRFFAHHYGYQLAYQRYFRARNPGTTGTRGF, encoded by the exons ATGAGGACTCTCCTCCAGTGTGTGGCCCTGtctgtcaccatctctctctgcgTCTGCTACG attctcaagaAAGCACAGAATCCTTTGAAG ATGTGTTTGTCAGTCCATACCGAGCCAACTCATTCATCAACCCACAGAGTCCACAGAGGGGAAGTGCCTACAACACTCCATCAAGAGGCAGCACTTACAGGAG AACAATGAAGTCTCCAGCGGAGAGGCGCACAGAGACATGTGAGGACTACTCTCCCTGTCGCTTCTTTGCCCATCACTATGGTTACCAGCTGGCCTATCAGAGATATTTTAGAGCCAGGAACCCAGGCACAACGGGGACCCGTGGATTctga